Proteins from one Blattabacterium cuenoti genomic window:
- a CDS encoding CDP-alcohol phosphatidyltransferase family protein — MIKIKKIIPNIFSLLNLFCGCISIIFLQSKNFEYSFISTLFSIMFDFLDGFISRFINNENKFGKELDSLSDMVSFGVVPSIIVFILLKTMKKKIPLIEWSSFFISIFSAYRLAKFNINSSNSRYRGLTTPVNTLFFSSLSIIIKNHYIIPVFIINIIMSPIIIIFLIFCSCYFLVSKIPMISFTFKGIYWKKNKIRYVFLLISTFLLLTLHIVSLPCIIIFYITISIYKNRLKN, encoded by the coding sequence TTGATAAAAATAAAAAAAATCATTCCAAATATTTTTAGTTTATTAAATCTTTTTTGTGGATGTATATCTATAATTTTTTTACAATCAAAAAATTTTGAATATTCTTTTATATCTACATTATTTTCAATAATGTTTGATTTTTTAGATGGGTTTATCTCTAGATTTATAAATAACGAAAATAAATTTGGAAAAGAATTAGATTCTCTTTCTGATATGGTTTCTTTTGGTGTTGTTCCATCTATAATAGTTTTTATTTTATTGAAAACAATGAAAAAAAAAATACCACTTATTGAATGGAGTTCTTTTTTTATTTCCATTTTTTCAGCATATCGTTTAGCAAAATTCAATATTAATTCTTCTAATTCTAGATATAGAGGATTGACTACACCTGTAAATACTTTATTTTTTTCTTCTTTATCTATTATTATAAAAAATCATTATATAATTCCTGTTTTTATTATAAATATCATTATGTCTCCTATTATAATTATTTTTTTGATATTTTGTTCTTGTTATTTTTTAGTATCAAAAATACCAATGATTTCATTTACTTTTAAAGGAATTTATTGGAAAAAAAATAAAATACGTTATGTTTTCTTATTGATTAGTACATTTCTTTTATTAACTTTACATATAGTTTCTTTACCATGCATTATTATTTTTTATATAACAATTTCTATTTATAAAAATAGGTTGAAAAATTAG
- the rpmG gene encoding 50S ribosomal protein L33, with the protein MAKKGNRIQVILECMEQKKSGISGCYRYITTKNKKNTPNRIELKKYNPILKKYTIHKEIK; encoded by the coding sequence ATGGCGAAAAAAGGAAATAGAATACAAGTTATATTAGAATGTATGGAACAAAAAAAAAGTGGAATTTCTGGATGTTATAGATATATAACAACAAAAAATAAAAAAAATACTCCAAATAGAATTGAATTAAAAAAATATAACCCAATATTAAAAAAATATACAATTCATAAAGAAATAAAATAA
- a CDS encoding YebC/PmpR family DNA-binding transcriptional regulator has protein sequence MSGHSKWANIQHRKSNKDFIKSKKFSKIIKEITIAVQKSGINNFRLKNAIINAKSINIPKKTIEKAIKKALQIKKDGNKNFNLEGYIHGVSLIIECITNNNIRTISNIRTFFNKNGGRLCNNGELTHLFHKTGFFYIKKKDIHYSMEEFELMIIDFGAKDFIIKNENIDMVYVYTDFELFGYMKNNLEKLKILYEGKIIRTPKKMIKWISKENKEKIFNFIKILKKYDDVEKIYSNLKK, from the coding sequence ATGTCAGGACATAGTAAGTGGGCAAATATACAACATAGAAAATCTAATAAAGATTTTATAAAATCTAAAAAATTTTCTAAAATTATTAAAGAAATAACAATAGCTGTTCAAAAATCAGGAATAAATAATTTTCGTTTAAAAAACGCAATTATAAATGCAAAATCAATTAATATTCCTAAAAAAACGATAGAAAAAGCTATAAAAAAAGCTTTACAAATCAAAAAAGACGGTAATAAAAATTTCAATTTAGAAGGATATATTCATGGAGTTAGTTTAATTATAGAATGTATAACAAATAATAATATTCGTACAATTTCTAATATTCGAACATTTTTTAATAAAAATGGAGGAAGATTATGTAATAATGGAGAATTAACTCATTTATTTCATAAAACAGGTTTTTTTTATATAAAAAAAAAAGATATCCATTATTCCATGGAGGAATTTGAATTGATGATAATAGATTTTGGAGCTAAAGATTTTATTATAAAAAATGAAAATATAGATATGGTTTATGTATACACAGATTTTGAATTATTTGGATATATGAAAAATAATTTAGAAAAATTAAAAATATTATATGAAGGAAAAATAATACGTACTCCTAAAAAAATGATTAAATGGATTTCGAAAGAAAATAAAGAAAAAATTTTTAATTTTATTAAAATTCTTAAAAAATATGATGATGTAGAAAAAATTTATTCAAATTTAAAAAAGTAG
- the mnmG gene encoding tRNA uridine-5-carboxymethylaminomethyl(34) synthesis enzyme MnmG, whose amino-acid sequence MFLDIYDIIVVGGGHAGIEASLASSNIGAKTLLITTNLQTIGQMSCNPSIGGIAKGQMVREIDALGGYSGIISDHSMIQFRMLNKSKGPAMWSPRAQCDRKLFSYYWRFFIEKNNKLDLYQDTVTSLIIKKNKIKGVKTFLGLKIKGKLVILTNGTFLNGKIHIGEKKMNGGRIEEKDVHGITEQLTKQFGLKYGRMKTGTSPRVDGRSLNYDKMKSQYGDIYTQKFSFFYKTKKLTKQRRCYITYTNQKVHNVIRNNFDYSPIFSGDIKGVSPRYCPSIEEKIYRFPNKEEHPIFVEPEGWNTVEVYINGFSTSFPEKIQYQSLKKISGFEKVKILRPGYSVEYDYFPPEQLKPTLESKVIENLFFAGQINGTTGYEEAASQGLIAGINASLKIFQKEPFILKRNQAYIGVLIDDLITKGTKEPYRMFTSRAEYRMLLRQDNADVRLTPLGYNIGLISEEKMRILDIKKSKIQRCMYLFHNISFSPKVINPILDQKKSPRIDIHKKIETILSRSEIDIKDIISIPIIMEKIKKNNFNQEILEQVSIQIKYKGYINREKENAKKLLRLENLKIPNNFDYKKIKSISLEAREKLDYYRPISLAQASRISGVSPSDLSILLIYMGR is encoded by the coding sequence ATGTTTTTAGATATATATGATATTATAGTAGTTGGTGGAGGTCATGCTGGAATAGAAGCTTCTTTAGCATCTTCTAATATAGGAGCTAAAACTTTACTTATTACTACTAATTTACAAACTATAGGTCAAATGTCATGTAATCCATCTATAGGAGGCATAGCAAAAGGACAGATGGTTCGGGAAATAGATGCTTTAGGAGGTTATTCTGGAATTATTTCTGATCATAGCATGATTCAATTTAGAATGCTTAATAAATCTAAAGGACCTGCAATGTGGAGTCCTAGAGCTCAATGTGATAGAAAATTATTTTCTTATTATTGGAGATTTTTTATAGAAAAAAATAATAAATTAGATTTATATCAAGATACCGTAACATCTTTAATTATAAAAAAAAATAAAATAAAAGGAGTAAAAACTTTTTTAGGATTAAAAATTAAAGGAAAATTAGTTATACTTACAAATGGTACTTTTTTAAATGGAAAAATACATATTGGAGAAAAAAAAATGAATGGTGGAAGAATAGAAGAAAAAGATGTTCATGGAATTACAGAACAATTAACTAAACAATTTGGATTAAAATATGGTAGAATGAAAACGGGAACATCTCCAAGAGTTGACGGACGTTCATTAAATTACGATAAAATGAAATCTCAATATGGAGATATTTATACTCAAAAATTTTCTTTTTTTTATAAAACAAAAAAATTAACAAAACAACGAAGATGTTATATAACTTATACAAATCAAAAAGTACATAATGTTATACGTAATAATTTCGATTATTCTCCAATTTTTTCAGGAGATATTAAAGGAGTAAGTCCTAGATATTGTCCTTCTATAGAAGAAAAAATTTATAGATTTCCCAATAAAGAAGAACATCCTATTTTTGTAGAACCTGAAGGATGGAATACTGTAGAAGTATATATTAATGGATTTTCCACTTCTTTTCCAGAAAAAATACAATATCAATCATTAAAAAAAATTTCTGGATTTGAAAAAGTAAAAATATTAAGACCTGGATATTCAGTTGAATATGATTATTTCCCTCCTGAACAATTAAAACCTACTTTAGAAAGTAAAGTTATAGAAAATCTTTTTTTTGCTGGACAAATTAATGGAACGACGGGATATGAAGAAGCAGCGTCTCAAGGATTAATAGCAGGAATAAATGCTTCTTTAAAAATTTTTCAAAAAGAACCGTTTATTCTAAAAAGAAATCAAGCTTATATTGGTGTTTTAATAGATGATTTAATTACAAAAGGAACAAAAGAGCCTTATAGGATGTTTACTTCAAGAGCTGAATATAGAATGTTATTACGTCAAGATAATGCAGATGTTAGATTAACTCCTCTAGGATATAATATTGGATTAATATCAGAAGAAAAAATGAGAATATTAGATATAAAAAAATCTAAAATTCAAAGATGTATGTATTTATTTCATAATATAAGTTTTTCCCCAAAAGTTATAAATCCTATTTTAGATCAAAAAAAATCTCCTAGAATAGATATTCATAAAAAAATAGAAACTATTTTATCTCGTTCTGAAATTGATATAAAAGATATTATATCTATTCCTATTATAATGGAAAAAATTAAAAAAAATAATTTTAATCAAGAAATATTGGAACAAGTTTCTATTCAAATAAAATATAAAGGATATATAAATAGAGAAAAAGAAAATGCAAAAAAACTATTAAGATTGGAAAACTTAAAAATTCCAAATAATTTTGATTATAAAAAAATTAAATCTATTTCTTTAGAAGCACGAGAAAAATTGGATTATTATCGTCCAATATCATTAGCGCAAGCATCAAGAATTAGTGGTGTTTCTCCTTCTGATTTAAGTATTTTACTTATTTATATGGGACGTTAA
- a CDS encoding 3'-5' exonuclease encodes MNLKLHRPICFFDIEATGINIGKDRIIEISILKIFPNGNQEDKTWLINPGIPIPPQSTAIHGIKDKDVIGKLKFKDVSLLIFKMIENTDLAGYNSNRFDIPILAEEMLRAGISFDIKKHKTIDVQVIFHKMEPRTLSAAYKYYCNKNLMKAHSSKADAFATYEILLAQLEKYENLKKNVKSLNQFSHQKNIADLAGFIKIDENGNEIFNFGKYKGEKVFEIFEKDPNYYGWIQNSDFPLYTKKILTGVKLRKFNKS; translated from the coding sequence ATGAATTTAAAACTTCATCGTCCCATTTGTTTCTTTGATATAGAAGCAACAGGAATAAATATAGGAAAAGATAGAATTATAGAAATATCTATATTAAAAATATTTCCTAATGGAAATCAAGAAGATAAAACTTGGCTTATTAATCCTGGAATACCTATTCCTCCACAATCAACTGCTATTCATGGAATTAAAGATAAAGACGTAATAGGAAAACTTAAATTTAAAGATGTTTCTTTATTGATTTTTAAAATGATTGAAAATACAGATTTGGCAGGATATAATTCTAATAGATTTGATATACCAATTTTAGCAGAAGAAATGCTTCGTGCTGGAATATCTTTCGATATTAAAAAACATAAAACTATAGACGTACAAGTTATTTTTCATAAAATGGAACCTAGAACACTTTCTGCCGCTTATAAATATTATTGCAATAAAAACCTTATGAAGGCTCATAGTTCTAAAGCAGATGCATTTGCTACGTATGAAATTTTACTTGCACAATTGGAAAAATATGAAAATTTAAAAAAAAATGTTAAAAGTTTAAATCAATTTTCTCATCAAAAAAATATAGCAGATCTTGCTGGATTTATTAAAATAGATGAAAATGGAAATGAAATATTTAATTTTGGTAAATATAAAGGAGAAAAAGTTTTTGAAATTTTTGAAAAAGATCCTAATTACTATGGATGGATACAAAATTCAGATTTTCCTTTATATACAAAAAAAATATTAACAGGAGTTAAATTAAGAAAATTTAATAAATCTTAA
- a CDS encoding DUF4295 family protein, whose translation MSKKIKENKKKISKKMTLAIKIVKSKKSGFYTFENKIISDDKVKIFFKKSNNS comes from the coding sequence ATGTCTAAAAAAATAAAAGAAAATAAGAAAAAAATATCAAAAAAAATGACTTTAGCTATAAAAATAGTTAAATCTAAAAAATCTGGTTTTTATACTTTTGAAAATAAAATTATTTCTGATGATAAAGTAAAAATTTTTTTTAAAAAAAGTAATAATTCATAA
- the htpG gene encoding molecular chaperone HtpG, translating to MNKNKINVTSDNIFPIIKRFLYSDQEVFLRELVSNATDAIVKLITIGKFKNENTNDFDFIEDDLKVNVLIDKKNKTVHIIDNGIGMTKEEVEKYINQIAFSGAEEFIKKYNTSTKDNHIIGHFGLGFYSSFMVSNKVMIFTQSYKKDSESIFWSCEGSPNFIMKEIEKRDRGTEIVLFINEENKEFLEYNRVLNILQKYCKFLPVKIYLLSKDKNNENEKDILINNVDPAWKKNTTQLNDKNYLDFYHELYPNQLDDPLFWVHLNIDHPFHLTGILFFPKIERRIDIQKDKIHLYQNQVYITDNLEGIVPDFLSLLRGVIDSPDIPLNVSRSHLQSDTSVKNISKYITRKVADKLDIMFKSNREDFQKKWEDIKIIVEYGMISVQNFFEKAIKFYIFTTVNNIYFTLEELKEKIRKIQKNKEGNIVFLYSSDKEKQYNYIKDAKDRTYEVLILNSPLSVHFIQKLEFYDKEITFVRVDSDHIDKLIYKEKKYDSKLSEKEKQDLKNFINTYLMEDYKFSIKLENLSKKDYPFLIIVPEFLRRMKEMNSIGKEILEEKEEKNKTKYYQLIINTNHILMKKILQETSEEKRKEIIQEALNLTLLSKNLLYGKNLTNFISKKIEDLI from the coding sequence ATGAATAAGAATAAGATTAATGTTACTTCAGATAATATTTTCCCTATTATTAAAAGATTTCTTTATTCTGATCAAGAAGTTTTTTTACGTGAGCTTGTTTCTAATGCTACAGATGCTATTGTAAAATTAATAACTATAGGAAAATTCAAAAATGAAAATACCAATGATTTTGATTTTATAGAAGATGATTTAAAAGTTAATGTTTTAATAGATAAAAAAAACAAAACTGTTCATATCATAGATAATGGTATTGGAATGACAAAAGAAGAAGTAGAAAAATATATTAATCAGATAGCTTTTTCTGGAGCAGAAGAATTTATTAAAAAATATAATACATCTACAAAAGATAATCATATTATTGGTCATTTTGGATTAGGTTTTTACTCTTCTTTTATGGTTTCTAATAAAGTTATGATATTTACTCAATCTTATAAAAAAGATTCTGAATCTATATTTTGGTCTTGCGAAGGATCTCCTAATTTTATTATGAAAGAAATTGAAAAAAGAGATAGAGGTACAGAAATAGTTTTATTTATTAATGAAGAAAATAAGGAGTTTTTAGAATATAATCGTGTTTTAAATATTTTACAAAAATATTGTAAATTTTTACCTGTAAAAATTTATTTATTATCTAAAGATAAAAATAATGAAAATGAGAAAGATATTCTTATTAATAATGTTGATCCAGCTTGGAAAAAAAATACAACTCAACTAAATGATAAAAATTATTTAGATTTTTATCATGAATTATATCCAAATCAATTGGATGATCCTTTATTTTGGGTTCATCTAAATATAGATCATCCTTTTCATTTAACAGGTATTTTATTTTTTCCTAAAATAGAAAGAAGAATTGATATACAAAAAGATAAAATTCATTTGTATCAAAATCAAGTATATATTACGGATAATTTAGAGGGAATAGTACCAGATTTTCTTAGTTTATTAAGAGGAGTTATAGATTCTCCAGATATTCCTCTTAATGTATCACGTTCTCACTTACAAAGTGATACATCTGTAAAAAATATATCAAAATATATCACAAGAAAAGTTGCTGATAAATTAGATATAATGTTTAAAAGTAACAGAGAAGATTTTCAAAAAAAATGGGAAGATATAAAAATTATAGTAGAATATGGAATGATTAGTGTACAAAACTTTTTTGAAAAAGCTATAAAATTTTACATTTTTACTACTGTAAATAATATTTATTTCACTTTAGAAGAATTAAAAGAAAAAATAAGAAAAATTCAAAAAAATAAAGAAGGAAATATTGTTTTTCTTTATTCTTCGGACAAAGAAAAACAATATAATTATATTAAAGATGCAAAAGATAGAACTTATGAAGTTTTAATTTTAAATAGTCCTCTTTCAGTTCATTTTATACAAAAATTAGAATTTTATGATAAAGAAATTACTTTTGTACGAGTAGATTCAGATCATATTGATAAATTAATTTATAAAGAAAAAAAATATGATTCAAAACTATCTGAAAAAGAAAAACAAGATTTAAAAAATTTCATTAATACTTATTTAATGGAAGATTATAAATTTTCTATAAAATTAGAAAATTTATCTAAAAAAGATTATCCTTTTTTAATTATTGTTCCTGAATTTTTAAGAAGGATGAAAGAAATGAATTCTATAGGAAAAGAAATTTTAGAAGAAAAAGAAGAAAAAAATAAAACAAAATATTATCAATTGATAATAAATACAAATCATATTTTAATGAAAAAAATATTACAAGAAACATCTGAAGAAAAAAGAAAAGAAATTATTCAAGAAGCTTTAAATTTAACTCTTTTATCTAAAAATTTACTTTATGGAAAAAATCTAACTAACTTTATTTCTAAAAAAATAGAAGACTTAATTTAA
- the rpmB gene encoding 50S ribosomal protein L28, producing the protein MSKICELTGKKAMIGNKVSHANNKKKRWFNINLCKKRFFLIKEKKWITLKICAYAVKLINKIGIENALKRYKNIKIK; encoded by the coding sequence ATGTCAAAAATTTGTGAATTAACAGGAAAAAAAGCAATGATAGGAAATAAAGTATCTCATGCAAATAATAAAAAAAAACGTTGGTTTAATATTAATTTATGTAAAAAACGTTTTTTTTTAATAAAAGAAAAAAAATGGATTACTTTAAAAATTTGTGCTTATGCAGTTAAACTTATTAATAAAATAGGAATTGAAAATGCATTAAAACGTTATAAAAATATAAAAATTAAGTAA
- the ybeY gene encoding rRNA maturation RNase YbeY, whose amino-acid sequence MIKLFYEISDFYIQDESLLIQEICILLNNEGMYIGNINYIFCNDNYLLNMNKKYLKKNFYTDVLSFNYSINKCISGDIFISIDRVFDNSKKWNQFFTIELKRVIIHAILHLLGYDDKKKIDKKIMKKKEEFYLNLFQF is encoded by the coding sequence ATGATTAAATTATTTTATGAAATTTCTGATTTTTATATTCAAGATGAATCTTTATTGATTCAAGAAATATGTATTTTATTAAATAATGAAGGAATGTATATTGGAAATATTAATTATATTTTTTGTAATGATAATTACCTTTTAAATATGAATAAAAAATATTTAAAAAAAAATTTTTATACAGATGTACTTTCATTTAATTATTCTATAAACAAGTGTATATCTGGAGATATATTTATTAGTATAGATCGTGTTTTTGATAATTCTAAAAAATGGAATCAGTTTTTTACAATTGAATTAAAACGTGTTATCATCCATGCTATATTACATCTTTTAGGATATGATGATAAAAAAAAAATTGATAAAAAAATAATGAAAAAAAAAGAAGAGTTTTATTTAAATTTATTTCAATTTTGA
- a CDS encoding DNA recombination protein RmuC translates to MYYFFILFFFCCFIFFIFLYSFIKLEFFFRKEFKDQKDEFQKLFQFNKKEIDNSFIETKNVLSQYIRDSQDFLDKKIQFYIDNQYQKLDYVSNVQEKLIKIIEKKFEEIKEIVNEKLQSTLKIHLGKSFEIIGNQLLFLQEGLGEMKILAKDVTSLKRTLNHVKICGSFSEMQLSMLLQQILSPEQYESNVITKSSTNFVVEFAIKLPGLGDGNIIWLPIDVKFPKETYEKVQEAYRIGGEKNIEIAIKNMESVLKKMSKDIKDKYIDPPHTTDFAIIFLPFEGIYAEIVKNSSLLEELLRKYKIVITGPSTLAAVLNSLQIGFRTLAIQKRSSEVWKILEMVKQEFTKFGFLLHQAQDKLQGASKDLDKLLGVRTNLIEKKLKDIENY, encoded by the coding sequence ATGTATTATTTTTTTATTTTATTTTTTTTTTGTTGTTTTATTTTTTTCATATTTTTATATTCTTTTATAAAATTAGAATTTTTTTTTAGAAAAGAATTTAAAGATCAAAAAGATGAATTTCAAAAATTATTTCAATTTAATAAAAAAGAGATTGATAATTCTTTCATAGAAACAAAAAATGTATTATCACAATATATAAGAGATTCTCAAGATTTTTTAGATAAAAAAATTCAATTTTATATTGATAATCAATATCAAAAATTAGATTATGTTTCTAATGTACAAGAGAAATTGATTAAAATTATAGAAAAAAAATTTGAAGAAATAAAAGAAATTGTTAATGAAAAACTTCAATCTACTTTAAAAATTCATTTAGGAAAATCATTTGAAATAATCGGTAATCAATTATTGTTTTTACAAGAAGGATTAGGTGAAATGAAAATTTTGGCAAAAGACGTAACTTCTTTAAAAAGAACTTTGAATCATGTAAAAATATGTGGTAGTTTTAGTGAAATGCAGCTTTCAATGCTTTTACAGCAAATTTTATCTCCAGAACAATATGAATCTAATGTTATTACGAAATCTAGTACAAATTTTGTAGTAGAATTTGCAATAAAACTTCCAGGACTTGGTGATGGAAATATTATATGGTTACCTATTGATGTAAAATTTCCAAAAGAAACTTATGAAAAAGTACAAGAAGCTTATCGTATAGGTGGTGAAAAAAATATAGAAATAGCTATAAAAAATATGGAATCTGTACTTAAAAAAATGTCAAAAGATATTAAAGATAAATATATAGATCCTCCACATACTACTGATTTTGCCATTATATTCCTTCCTTTTGAAGGAATATATGCTGAAATAGTAAAAAATTCTAGTTTACTAGAAGAGCTATTAAGAAAATATAAAATTGTAATAACAGGTCCATCGACATTAGCCGCTGTATTAAATAGTTTACAAATAGGTTTTAGAACTTTAGCTATTCAAAAAAGAAGTTCTGAAGTATGGAAAATTTTAGAAATGGTTAAACAAGAATTTACAAAATTTGGATTTTTACTTCATCAAGCTCAGGATAAATTGCAAGGAGCTTCAAAGGATTTAGATAAATTATTAGGTGTTAGAACTAATTTAATTGAAAAAAAATTAAAAGATATAGAAAATTATTGA
- the fumC gene encoding class II fumarate hydratase codes for MIYRTEKDILGVVKVPVDKYWGAQTERSRKNFKIGKESSMPIEIIHSFAILKKAAAHANFEFGLLSKKKRDIISLVCDEIIEGKLNNQFPLVIWQTGSGTHTNMNINEVISNRAHVLMGEILGTKKSFIHPNDDVNMSQSSNDTFPTAMHIASYKKLIEKTIPSIKKLKETLEEKSKSFKNIIKIGRTHLMDATPITLGQEFSGYVSQINHGLSSIQKTLDNLSELAIGGTTVGTGLNSPKGYDTKVTEYICQYTGYPFKIAKNKFAALSSHNAMVEAHGALKEIAVSLIKISNDIRFLASGPRSGIGEIFIPENEPGSSIMPGKINPTQCEAIIMVCIQVIGNDMSISIAGSSGNYELNVTKPLIVYNFLQSSQLLSDACTSFDSFCIKGIQPNYKRIKEFLDKSLMLVTVLNTHIGYEKSAEIAKSAYKNNKTLKEEAIRLGYLTEDQFEKLVNPSKMI; via the coding sequence ATGATTTATAGAACAGAAAAAGATATTTTAGGTGTAGTAAAAGTTCCTGTAGATAAATATTGGGGTGCACAAACAGAAAGATCTAGAAAAAATTTTAAAATAGGAAAAGAATCTTCTATGCCTATAGAAATTATTCATTCATTTGCTATTTTAAAAAAAGCAGCGGCTCATGCAAATTTTGAATTTGGTCTTTTATCTAAAAAAAAAAGAGATATTATTTCTTTAGTTTGTGATGAAATTATAGAAGGAAAATTAAATAATCAATTTCCTTTAGTTATATGGCAAACAGGATCTGGAACTCATACTAATATGAATATTAATGAAGTAATTTCTAATAGAGCACATGTTTTAATGGGAGAAATTCTTGGAACAAAAAAATCTTTTATACACCCAAATGATGATGTAAATATGTCTCAATCATCTAATGATACTTTTCCGACAGCAATGCACATTGCTTCTTATAAAAAATTAATAGAAAAAACTATTCCTTCTATTAAAAAATTAAAAGAAACTTTGGAAGAAAAATCAAAATCATTTAAAAATATTATTAAAATAGGTAGAACTCATTTAATGGATGCTACTCCAATTACTTTAGGACAAGAATTTTCTGGTTATGTTTCTCAAATAAATCATGGATTATCCTCTATTCAAAAAACTTTAGATAATCTTTCTGAATTAGCTATAGGAGGAACTACTGTGGGAACAGGATTAAATTCTCCTAAAGGGTATGATACAAAAGTAACCGAATATATATGTCAATATACAGGTTATCCTTTTAAAATTGCAAAAAATAAATTTGCTGCCTTATCATCTCATAATGCTATGGTAGAAGCTCATGGTGCTTTAAAAGAAATAGCTGTTTCTTTAATAAAAATATCAAATGATATTCGTTTTTTAGCTTCTGGTCCACGTTCAGGAATTGGAGAAATTTTTATTCCTGAAAATGAACCAGGATCTTCTATTATGCCTGGAAAAATAAATCCTACTCAATGTGAAGCTATTATTATGGTTTGTATACAAGTTATAGGAAATGATATGTCTATTTCTATAGCAGGATCTTCAGGAAATTACGAATTAAATGTAACTAAACCATTAATAGTGTATAATTTTTTACAATCATCTCAACTTCTTTCAGATGCTTGTACATCTTTTGATTCTTTTTGTATAAAAGGAATACAACCAAATTATAAAAGAATTAAAGAATTTTTAGATAAATCTTTAATGTTAGTAACAGTACTTAATACTCATATTGGATATGAAAAATCAGCAGAGATTGCAAAATCTGCTTATAAAAATAATAAAACTTTAAAAGAAGAAGCAATTAGATTAGGATATTTAACTGAAGATCAATTTGAAAAATTAGTTAATCCATCAAAAATGATATAA
- the ftsY gene encoding signal recognition particle-docking protein FtsY, which yields MMFLKKKNKSDKTFDHELKKTRESFFSKIKNIFFKKSKIEKNIIDHIENILLSADIGIKTTIKIINNLEKKIQKEKYVDSEELYNFLKKDIENIFLNVKNKCLEKKIKNYKKPYVIMMVGVNGVGKTTTIGKLAFYLKNKGYNLMIGASDTFRAAAIDQLEIWANKAKVSLVKQHMHADPASVAYDTLQSAKYKKKDIVLIDTAGRLQNRIGLMEELSKISRVMKKIIPESPHETILVLDATTGQNAFEQVKKFTSFVKISSIILTKIEGTAKGGVIIGIMDQFKIPIQYLGTGEKIQDLKKFDEKKFINYFFKKNEN from the coding sequence ATAATGTTCTTAAAAAAGAAAAATAAATCAGATAAAACATTTGATCATGAATTGAAAAAAACTAGAGAATCTTTTTTTTCTAAAATAAAAAATATTTTTTTTAAAAAATCAAAAATAGAAAAAAATATTATTGATCATATAGAAAATATATTATTATCTGCAGATATAGGAATAAAAACTACGATAAAAATTATTAATAATTTAGAAAAAAAAATTCAAAAAGAAAAATACGTAGATTCAGAAGAATTATATAATTTTCTTAAAAAAGATATAGAAAATATTTTTTTAAATGTTAAAAATAAATGTTTAGAAAAAAAAATAAAAAATTATAAAAAACCATATGTAATTATGATGGTAGGAGTAAATGGAGTAGGAAAAACAACAACAATTGGAAAATTAGCTTTTTATTTAAAAAACAAGGGCTATAATTTAATGATAGGTGCATCTGATACATTTAGAGCAGCAGCTATTGATCAACTTGAAATATGGGCAAATAAAGCTAAAGTATCTTTAGTAAAACAACATATGCATGCAGACCCAGCCTCTGTTGCGTATGATACTTTACAATCTGCTAAATATAAAAAAAAAGATATAGTATTAATCGATACAGCAGGTAGATTACAAAATCGTATTGGTTTAATGGAAGAACTTTCTAAAATAAGTAGAGTTATGAAAAAAATTATACCTGAATCTCCTCATGAAACGATACTTGTTTTAGATGCAACTACAGGTCAAAATGCTTTTGAACAGGTAAAAAAATTTACCTCTTTTGTTAAAATTTCTTCTATTATATTAACAAAAATAGAAGGAACAGCTAAAGGAGGAGTTATAATAGGAATTATGGATCAATTTAAAATACCTATACAATATTTAGGTACAGGTGAAAAAATACAAGATTTGAAAAAATTTGATGAAAAAAAATTTATAAATTATTTTTTTAAAAAAAATGAAAACTGA